One window of the Salvia splendens isolate huo1 chromosome 1, SspV2, whole genome shotgun sequence genome contains the following:
- the LOC121810425 gene encoding uncharacterized protein LOC121810425, whose translation MVVNEENVLDVASAIACDVVSEHNAVDVAICSAVEAVIELGDAAFETQTVTGGVDAGKLLVRQDAEMNREESTYAEIQPAPARKLRLTTGRREGSTSTRISPTWTREVRDCYQFLLATPYMRTDHVIYSNDVVEVAKLKFSSLKPNEVVDAEVIDVWASYLNGMEVYKSTLKPSRLFVTTAATSDNVVERRASWEKSEAVSTFCDEIDGQFNGTGTFDITQHDLIFSLYIQRGITIWCAFH comes from the exons ATGGTTGTGAATGAGGAGAATGTACTCGACGTGGCTAGTGCTATTGCGTGTGATGTTGTGTCGGAG CACAACGCAGTAGACGTAGCCATTTGCTCTGCCGTGGAAGCAGTCATTGAACTAGGTGATGCTGCTTTCGAAACACAAACAGTTACGGGGGGCGTTGATGCGGGTAAATTACTTGTACGTCAAGATGCAGAGATGAATCGTGAAGAGAGCACGTATGCTGAAATACAACCTGCTCCAGCAAGGAAACTCAGACTGACTACAGGGAGAAGAGAGGGTTCAACATCAACGCGTATCAGCCCAACATGGACTAGAGAAGTGAGGGATTGTTACCAATTCCTTCTTGCAACACCCTATATGCGGAC GGATCATGTTATTTATTCCAATGATGTGGTGGAAGTTGCTAAACTGAAATTCAGCTCGTTGAAGCCAAATGAGGTTGTTGACGCTGAAGTTATCGATGTTTGGGCTTCTTATCTGAATGGCATGGAAGTGTATAAATCAACACTTAAGCCCAGCAGATTGTTTGTCACAACGGCTGCGACA TCAGACAATGTGGTTGAACGGAGAGCTAGTTGGGAAAAATCTGAAGCTGTGTCAACATTCTGTGATGAAATAGATGGTCAATTCAACGGCACTGGAACTTTTGACATCACACAACATGATTTG ATTTTTTCCCTATATATTCAAAGAGGCATTACTATTTGGTGTGCTTTTCATTGA